A stretch of the Taeniopygia guttata chromosome 3, bTaeGut7.mat, whole genome shotgun sequence genome encodes the following:
- the TCTE1 gene encoding dynein regulatory complex subunit 5, protein MQQPEAGDESRAIPSLCPPQANLTDGSFYTRRCITEDLNWSLVTVPHLTELCLQHIAHNFEKNPILNYLLPEHQKKVVDRLSTSLPLTVTANIVSHEEYWKRCCMERWQVCDVSNYGDSWKRMFFERHLENILKFYIPNITDPKQVLELIPLCKSYVRKLEINQFLPPLWVGQKEEGNDLSDTEDDAEIGEVYMHHYNLKDVITALPHLEELHLIYGVKNCGMNFEWSLFNFTELDCSNLAAAVKMCRNLKVFKLTQSKVDDDKIKLLARNLQHHPCLLELDLSHNLIRDHGAQALGKLISHSRLETLDLCNNQICHLGAQALAQGLAESSTLTSLNLRLNFVEDKGGEAIGRALLTNASLKSLHLGSNNLSEPTAAVFSQVLAQNTTLTSISFSCNHLGLEGGKQLLKGLANNKTLTKLDLRHAEVDQETDFLIHEIVWANQEVVRLRSLQHPTTELL, encoded by the exons ATGCAGCAGCCAGAAGCTGGTGACGAGAGCAGAGCCATTCCCTCACTGTGTCCACCTCAGGCCAACCTCACTGATGGCTCATTCTACACACGCCGCTGCATCACTGAGGATCTCAATTGGTCCCTGGTCACTGTCCCCCACCTCACTGAGCTCTGCCTCCAGCATATTGCTCACAATTTTGAAA AGAACCCTATTTTGAACTATCTTCTGCCTGAGCACCAAAAGAAGGTGGTGGACAGGCTCTCCACCAGCCTTCCACTCACCGTGACTGCCAACATTGTAAGCCATGAGGAGTACTGGAAGAGGTGCTGTATGGAGCGCTGGCAAGTGTGTGACGTCTCCAACTATGGAGACAGCTGGAAACGGATGTTCTTTGAACGTCACCTGGAGAACATTCTGAAGTTTTACATCCCCAACATCACAGACCCCAAGCAGGTGCTAGAGCTCATCCCGCTCTGCAAAAGCTACGTGCGGAAACTGGAGATCAATCAGTTCCTGCCACCTTTGTGGGTGGGTCAAAAGGAGGAGGGCAATGACCTCTCTGACACAGAGGATGATGCTGAAATTGGTGAGGTCTACATGCATCATTACAACCTGAAAGATGTCATTACTGCCCTCCCTCACCTTGAAGAGCTTCATCTCATTTATGGTGTGAAGAACTGTGGCATGAACTTTGAGTGGAGCCTCTTTAACTTCACTGAGCTGGACTGCTCCAacttggctgctgctgtgaagaTGTGCCGTAACTTGAAA GTTTTCAAGCTGACACAAAGCAAAGTGGATGATGACAAGATCAAGCTCCTGGCCCGTAACTTGCAGCATCACCCTTGCTTGTTGGAGCTGGACTTGTCCCACAATCTCATCAGGGACCACGGGGCACAAGCTCTTGGCAAGCTGATCAGCCACAGCAGATTAGAAACCCTTGATCTGTGTAACAACCAGATCTGTCACCTGGGGGCTCAGGCTCTTGCTCAAGGCCTGGCTGAGAGCTCCACTCTGACCTCCCTGAATCTGCGCCTCAACTTTGTGGAGGACAAAGGTGGGGAGGCGATTGGCCGTGCCCTGCTGACCAACGCCAGCCTGAAGTCCCTCCACCTGGGAAGCAATAACCTGTCGGAGCCAACAGCAGCAGTGTTCTCCCAGGTCCTGGCTCAGAACACCACTCTGACGAGCATCAGCTTCTCATGCAACCACCTGGGGCTG GAGGGTGGGAAGCAGCTGCTTAAAGGGCTGGCAAACAACAAGACTTTGACCAAGCTTGATCTCCGCCATGCAGAGGTGGACCAGGAGACCGATTTCCTCATTCACGAAATCGTGTGGGCCAATCAGGAAGTGGTGAGGCTGAGATCTCTGCAGCACCCCACCACTGAACTCCTCTGA